The window GAAACAaaacgcaaaaaaaaaaaagtggaattaattttcattagtAACATATGTAGATCACTTTTATGGTAGTAAAGAAGCTACAGCACTAACTTAATATGCCTTAACAACCGACACCCATGTCAACATCATAATTTGATAGCTAGTTTATATGTTCAACCTTTTAATGAAGAGTGTCACTGTTAAtactttttattccttcttccactttttctttcctgtctttccCTCTTTACTGTCAAAGATACCGAAAAGTATGCCAAAGCACTGGGAAATGAATCTCATAAGAAAGTGTGGATCTAACAACGCTTTTCAGTTTTAGATCAGCATAGCTCTGATGTACTTCAGCTGAATCCTGTGACTTAGATCAATATCCAGAATTTTCTGCTGTACTTGGGAAGCACTTAGTGTCATGAACACAGTCCTTCAGTCTTACTCATTATGAAATGCAGACTAAAATTTTACCCTTTCCTTTAAGGACCTGTGCTTCAGTAATGCTATCTCTTTCCCACTGCCTCACCTTCCCTTAACGCTGCTTAAAGATACTCTATGTGATCATGCCTAGCCCACCACCTTTGTTGTAGAAATTAAACTTTATTATTAAAAGCAAGTAACTTAAATgctgaggggaagaaaaaagaagtatatGACTATAAGTGATGACTTTTTGTTGCTCTGAGTAAAGCTGAATCTGCCagcattcagaaatgttttgtaaagCTTTCTAATTATCTTGATTTCTCGACTAGGTCAAAATAGGTGCAatgaggatttttctttcccGATTAATGCCTTCCTGCCTCAATATTTCAAAGATTAGGAACAAACAGAGATTTATCTAGGCAATTAATTCTTTTCCCACATTGCATCAGCTAGTGTTGAGAAGGATGAGGTGAAAAGACTGTCACCTTTCTTAAATGAGTGTGCTTGGCCAGTTGCAGAGAGTCACAGAGCTTCTCTTTGAAAAGGGATGagttgtattttcaaaacaaagtgcATCTGACTTAGATGCAAAAGTTTCTAAGCAAAATAAGAATACTCTGAGTAAAGACTTCCTGTCCAGCTCCTCACATTCTGGCCATCATTTAATTGGCTGGTTAGCTTTCATAGCTTAACTGTTCACTAGGAGGGGTGCAAATGAAGAGAATACTACTACATGCTCTGAATAAAACTATATAACTACttctgttttatataaaaattgaGTATGATGATTATTGAATAGCatggacttttttccccacaaatacGATTAAAAGATACTGCACAAGAGGTAGGAATAAAAGTTCAGCattctcacagtgaaaaattcCAAAGACTATTCCCTGACAACTTTTTTGAGATGGATTCTGTTAGTGTAGTCATTAAATGGTCTGAAAAGGTGCTATAAAATAGGAAGGACTTTTTACCCTTGATAAAAATTATATAGGTAGTCCCATTTGAAACTGACTGCAAAAGGTGTTAAAAATTCAGTATAAAAAGATGGGTTCTGAGCAACAAACCAGCATATTTCTTGTACTGACACTTTTTTCGTGTATTGCTGGCAGTGTGGAAGGAACAACCCTGACTAAGTGTGGGGTTTTAATTAGCTGTTACCAGGAATCACATCTTCAAATCATCGTGGATAATTTTGAACTGTATAATCTCAGTGTCTCACCCTTTTGGTGTAGCACCATGGCTTCTTAGTTATGCCAGTGCATATGCTTAGTATTATTGTGTTGGGAACTAGATGACTGAACTAATTTGGCATTTAAAACCATTATATTACTGAGGCCTGTAAAATCATGAATGATGTGAAGATAAATGTGAGCtatcatttgtttttctttttttttttttataatacaaAAACTGTGGGGTATGCAGCAAAATTACCAGACAGTAAAATTATCAGTATTTCTggtaaagcaaacaaacaaaaaataccgCTTAACATTGTGGTAGCGAAGAATATAAATGCTTCAAAAGCGTTtgaataaatgtttttgaaacTAGGTGTATTAAAAGAGTACTTTAAAGGGAAACTTCAGCTTGAGACATTTACTGGCATCAGACAAACAAGGAGAATGCCTGTATGCttcttaattgtttttttaagtctgCTCCAACTCATTATCAGGGCAGAACGCAGGATGAACCTTTGGTGAACATCAGTGAAGttattctttcttaaaataacttatttggctcagtttttattgttttgagAAATTAGTACAAATTTCTTTCCCCTGAATAATACAGGATTTTTCTGTCCTTAACATTTACTATCTTACTGTATCACTGAGCCTATTAACTGCTTTGGTATTTCTAAAAGGTTTCCCTGCACCAGAAGTTAAGTTCTCTCTTATCTACTTATATCTGCATGCTCAGGTTACACAGACATTTCATTCTTTATAAAGGACTGTTCAGAATTCACAGAGAAGAGCTTATTTCCAGAATTAGGTTCTTTTATTGAGAATGCCCATTTCCAGCAGTAGGAAAATCAATTTCTAATGATACTTCAGGCTTAGTTGCACACATGCAGAACAAGCTCAGTTGTATGCCATTATTTTTGCAAttgatacagatttttaaagagcaGTTCAATTCCAGGCAAACTAATTTTTAGTGTAGGCGGCTTTCACATTAGCACACTAGAAGAATGTACTTCTAACATTGCCTTTTAATAAATAAGTCACTTGTACTGATGTGGTAAAAATAATCACTCAAAGTCTTTTAGTATAAGTGGTCAGAAAAATAGTACAAATAGAGGATTTGTGCAAATTTGGTGACTGAATTGACACAGTGGTTGAAAGAGACTTTGAAATttgaataatttgaaattatgaaatcattaaaaaatacctttgcCTCTTTTCACAGACCTCCCAGATATAAATGATAAACAGAGTCAAGCCATAAATGACCTCCTGGAAGCAATCTATCCAAGGGTAGATAAGCAAGAATACATAATTAAATTGGAACCTATAGAAACTAATCAGAATGCTGTATTTCAATACGTATCAAGGACTGATAGCCCAGATGAGAACACAGAAAGTAGTAGTACCCCTGATCAAGCTCCAGTACAGATACAGGAACCCAGCACTGAGCAACCCAAGActgtttcagctccagccccagtcCCAGCTGGGGAGACTGTAGAATTACCTCCTGCTGATCCCATTACAAACAAGGTGATACCTACTCCTGAAGAGCAGCCTCCAGCAGTAAATCCTGAGTTGGACTCTCTGGATAATTCTGATTTTGGCCACCAGTTAATATGTTGCCTTTGTAGGAAAGAATTTCACTCCAGACGCAGCGTACGTCGGCACATTCGAAAAGTGcacaaaaaaaagatggaagagctgaagaagtacatagaaacaaaaaagaaaccaaatcaGTGCTCCACAAAAGGACGAAATAAGAATGTTCTTGTAACATTAGGCAGAAGTTGTCCTGTATGTTATAAATCATTTGCTACAAAAGCCAACGTAAGGAGGCATTTTGATGAAGTTCATAGAGGATTAAGAAGGGATTCCATTACTCCTGATATAGCTACAAAGCCTGGGCAACCTTTGTTCTTGGATACAGTTTCTGctaaaaattcttttaagaCCCGAAAACAAAAGTCGTCTTCAAAGGCTGAATACAATTTAACTGCATGCAAATGCCTTCTGTGCAAGAGAAAATATAGTTCACAAATAATGCTGAAAAGGCACATGCAAATTGTTCACAAGATAACTCTTTCTGGAAAGAACtctaaaagagagaaaggaccCAACAATACTGCCAACggcacagaaataaaagtaaaagtTGAACCAGCAGATTCTGTAGAACCTTCACCCCCATCCATTGCCCTTTCTCCGCAGAACGAATTAAAGGGAACAAATcattcaaatgagaaaaagagcacaccatcagcacagaaaaataaagttaaacagGATCCTGAAAACCCTAAATCAACCACTAAATCAACCTGTAAATCAACCTCTAAATCAACCTCTAAATCAACCAATGCATCTGCTGCAGGTGGCCAGCAAAAAACCAGGAAGCCAAAACTTTCAGCTGGCTTTGACTTCAAGCAGCTTTACTGTAAACTTTGTAAACGCCAGTTTACTTCTAAACAGAACTTGACAAAACATATTGAATTACACACAGATGGAAATAACATTTATGTTAAATACTACAGGTGTCCACTCTGCTCTTACGAAACACGTCGCAAACGTGATGTGATAAGGCATATAACTGTAGTTCATAAAAAGTCACCACGCTACCTTGGGAAAATAACTGCAAGTTTAGAAATTAGAGCAATAAAAAAGCCAATTGATCTTGTTCTAAATAAGGTGACAAAAAGAGGCCCTCAGAGggatgaaacaaaacagattgtTTCAAAACAGGATGTCACCTCTAATTCTCCCAGTAAAAAGTATGAAGGAGCTGATGTTGGCATTGAagtaaaagtaacaaaaaactTTTCTCTGCACCGATGCAATAGATGTGGGAAAGCCTTTgccagaaaagcttttctagAACATCAtaagaaaacccacaaagcaaATGTATCTCATTCACccgaagaaaataaaaccaaaggcaGAAGTACAAGATCTAAAGCTGTTGtctggtgaggaaaaaaaaaaagtgttttgtcttttttttttttttttaagaaacaaaaccaaaccactgcctttcatttgctgttgttgctttattgctgaaaacatatttttctataGATTTTATGGTTTAGCAGCTTAAATACTAAGGTAGATGTcaaatttgtttcttaaattttgtttttagtgttttggaaaacagttaATTTCTAAATTTGTCATTGTAGGAGGTTGGAATAGAACATAGATTAAACTGTACTGAGTCAACTCTTTAAATTGTCTTAAGGCATCTATTGCGATCAAGCTAATATACTCACATTTATAAaatagtactttttaaaaattaacaatacttttgtttggtttgaatAACTTAACCTGTTAATTAACTTCTCTGTGACCCAGTTGAAGAAATATTAAAGGTACTACAGTAAAAGCTGTTGACAGAAAAAATCTCTATGAACTTATTGAAATGatcatgtctgtatttttttttaattttaatgtgtaTTGCCTATGCTCTGTCAACAAAAGGACATAGAACAGTATTTTCGAACATAATTTGGATGCTTaattgctttgatttaaaatcaGTACGAGTCAGGTGCCTGCAAACACctttaaaataatcagatttAGGATTTGATTCTTTTAATGCTTATTTATATAAGCATGGGTTTGGAGACTCCTGGTCATTTAGTTTTTAAAGTGTTCAAGGCTTTtcaagaatttttgttttaagccTAAATATGTGTAGAAATCTGGCCAAGAATTTTCTAAACTTCTGCTTATATGGTACTCTgggaatatttttatgcttGGAGGggatgtatttgtattttttctgttttccatagcCTTCATGTTAAAGATGgcctgtttttaaaaggactttttaaaaaaggaaattatgtaTGTGGTCAGTTTGCATTTCAGAATGACCGACTTGATGCCTGAAGGTTAGGGGATTGTacaaaaaattataatgaaGAGAGACAGTAGCAATACCTATAAGAGTTTTTAACATCCTTATTCAGAACTACTTTCTAGCATACTTggtgaaaagaaaaccaagtatATGTGCCTTGTTCTATATTTCAACTCTGAAATACTGTCTCCCAGGAGGTAATTTGATTTGTGTTCAGCTTTTGTAGTGAATTTCCACCCAGCTATGTTAAATTGTAATCTGGTGCTTTTGTGACTTTGTAACAAATCCTGGCTAAAGTGAGAGGGAACTTCAAAAATGAGCTGAGCTGGACCCTGAATTATGCTGAGCTTAAGAGGAGGAGTGACTTCTGCATTTTGATCAAGAATAAAAAATTTAGTCTTATAAATTATTTATGTCatgtaatttaaaacagaattatatGGGTAAACTCAAAGTATTAATTTATTCCTGTTTCTCCTCAGATAAGTTCAAGTGATGTTCGGAAAGTTTGGAGttcatttgaatgaaaaagACTTTAGTTTGTTGTTGGAACCGCTAATATCTTGATAATGGTACTataagaaggaaatattttcataagctGTTGTTTTCTTACTAAATTAATAAACACCCTGACTGCTAGTAGGACAGTGCCTCCTCCCAAAACACTGAAGTAGCTGTAATGCACTTGTGCTTCTAAATTAGCAGTTATCTCTATGCAGTTGAGGTTTGACAGAATACAGAATgaactttctgaaattaaagaaagTACAGAGGCAAGTTAATGAACAGCAGCTTTGGAAGAAGATTTTTGTTCCTCATTTAGGAAATCATCTTCAGAGAGCTCATCGTGCATACTGGTCCTCCCTAGTAGTGCTAACTGATGAACAGCTCTAACGTTTTTGTGATATCCTACTTTGGCAAATGTTGTGTTACATACgttttaaatttattacaaATGAATGTATAAGAGCAAGCAATGTAGTGTATATTGGCTGAATTGTACTAATTTTTAGTATTTGCCATAATATCAGTTTGTTCATATTGACTAATTTCCCGCTTCTGGGACATTCTGAATTTCACTGTACTGAAGTTGCTTCAAAGatctccattttatttccatatgtGGTGCATAGGACAACTTTGTAAACATCTAGGAAGTTTACAAGAATATCCACAttcctctttaattttaaaaaaaaaaaattatacacaaGCACTTTAATGATAgttgcagtttattttttcagtgtattttttgaaagatcaACACACTAATGTTAATATGAAGGTAGTGAATATTTGCTGATGTATTATAGACAGACAATCTGTGCACAACCACTTATAATGTTAGCATATgtcattaaatattaataaaaagggAGGATAGTATGGGAGAAactcaatattttttctctcaagaTCATGAATGACCACTATAGGTAGCACTTGACTTTGTataatttgcaaaatgttttagacccctttttttaaccttttaatcAATATTGTAGTAAAACAGTTGCATGCCTGCCATTATGAAATTCTTGGCAGGTTttatgcataattttttttgtattttttttgttctattttggtttggatttatttttttttactatttagaaaatatttgttttagtGATTTGTGTCAAATTGCTACAATCTGAAAGGTATTGTACATCAAAAGAAATACCATGTTTTTATATAGGTGCACTCCCTTACTTAGGGAGGTACCTCGTGTTCATATATactttttgtataaaatatatctaaaaatgTTGATCACAAGATCAGgagtaaaaatacttttatggATAGAGAAATACTTGGCCCTGTTAGTGCTTTGCACTAAAAATACTGTGAATGGGAACTGGACTGTAGCTGTTGCTCAAAATGTTCTATATTGAATGTACATGCTTTTGTTTGGATAAATGTACTGTATTTGATCGAAAATAAAGCAGACTGGAAATC of the Grus americana isolate bGruAme1 chromosome 1, bGruAme1.mat, whole genome shotgun sequence genome contains:
- the ZNF800 gene encoding zinc finger protein 800 isoform X2, which gives rise to MPLRDKCCQTDHHHHGCCEPVHLLEPGDPPLLQQPLQTSKSGIQQIIECFRSGTKQLKHILLKDVDTIFECKLCRSLFRGLPNLITHKKFYCPPSLQMDDNLPDINDKQSQAINDLLEAIYPRVDKQEYIIKLEPIETNQNAVFQYVSRTDSPDENTESSSTPDQAPVQIQEPSTEQPKTVSAPAPVPAGETVELPPADPITNKVIPTPEEQPPAVNPELDSLDNSDFGHQLICCLCRKEFHSRRSVRRHIRKVHKKKMEELKKYIETKKKPNQCSTKGRNKNVLVTLGRSCPVCYKSFATKANVRRHFDEVHRGLRRDSITPDIATKPGQPLFLDTVSAKNSFKTRKQKSSSKAEYNLTACKCLLCKRKYSSQIMLKRHMQIVHKITLSGKNSKREKGPNNTANGTEIKVKVEPADSVEPSPPSIALSPQNELKGTNHSNEKKSTPSAQKNKVKQDPENPKSTTKSTCKSTSKSTSKSTNASAAGGQQKTRKPKLSAGFDFKQLYCKLCKRQFTSKQNLTKHIELHTDGNNIYVKYYRCPLCSYETRRKRDVIRHITVVHKKSPRYLGKITASLEIRAIKKPIDLVLNKVTKRGPQRDETKQIVSKQDVTSNSPSKKYEGADVGIEVKVTKNFSLHRCNRCGKAFARKAFLEHHKKTHKANVSHSPEENKTKGRSTRSKAVV
- the ZNF800 gene encoding zinc finger protein 800 isoform X1, whose product is MPLRDKCCQTDHHHHGCCEPVHLLEPGDPPLLQQPLQTSKSGIQQIIECFRSGTKQLKHILLKDVDTIFECKLCRSLFRGLPNLITHKKFYCPPSLQMDDNLPDINDKQSQAINDLLEAIYPRVDKQEYIIKLEPIETNQNAVFQYVSRTDSPDENTESSSTPDQAPVQIQEPSTEQPKTVSAPAPVPAGETVELPPADPITNKVIPTPEEQPPAVNPELDSLDNSDFGHQLICCLCRKEFHSRRSVRRHIRKVHKKKMEELKKYIETKKKPNQCSTKGRNKNVLVTLGRSCPVCYKSFATKANVRRHFDEVHRGLRRDSITPDIATKPGQPLFLDTVSAKNSFKTRKQKSSSKAEYNLTACKCLLCKRKYSSQIMLKRHMQIVHKITLSGKNSKREKGPNNTANGTEIKVKVEPADSVEPSPPSIALSPQNELKGTNHSNEKKSTPSAQKNKVKQDPENPKSTTKSTCKSTSKSTSKSTNASAAGGQQKTRKPKLSAGFDFKQLYCKLCKRQFTSKQNLTKHIELHTDGNNIYVKYYRCPLCSYETRRKRDVIRHITVVHKKSPRYLGKITASLEIRAIKKPIDLVLNKVTKRGPQRDETKQIVSKQDVTSNSPSKKYEGADVGIEVKVTKNFSLHRCNRCGKAFARKAFLEHHKKTHKANVSHSPEENKTKGRSTRSKAVVW